From one Gemmatimonadota bacterium genomic stretch:
- a CDS encoding fibronectin type III domain-containing protein, whose translation MCLCTAIAGCDQVSVSPLAVSSIDIAPRSVEIAVGEVVQLTATPRAPDGSALGGTPLTWRSSDPDRATVDAAGRVTGIAPGAVAVTVTGAGVAGSAAISVGLPGQVSLGTSSLDFRGAEGGSDPTATLVAVDDGGGVTLTDLEVEIVYQSGASGWLDATLASATAPTTLRVQPRLAALGTGTYGARVSVRSRRSGSSSDLAVTLTVAPPGPDLRLSADSLVLRGRPLATGSVDVVNGGTGPLDGLSATPRYRAGGPTGWLSATLSGAVAPVTLNVTADGRTLTPGRYEAEVLVASSRPGVSSRLLQVVYVVDSLPPTLDVTPASVTLVGAQGQAAAPTSTVQVRNAGDGVLDGLGTSVSYGSGQPSGWLTARLSGTTAPTTLSLTAGLAGLSPGTYDASVEVRGSAANSPRFVAVRLTVQAPAATVPAAPSGLSASLSGTSAAQLSWVDNATTETGQELQRSADGGASWTTVATPAANATGHTDPGLAAATTFLYRVRACNAVGCSGFSNTASVTTPGGPTVPAAPTGLTVAPVSATEVDLRWTDASTNETRYEVERRTQGGAFTPVASLPPNTQVYRDSGLAAGEPHEWQVRACNAAGCSAWVGVGVTMPPVPPSNLVVTSATSSQVDLQWVDNSTNETLFLVQRLTAAGWQTLTQLPADSTTYADTSVAPLTVYFYRVAACATSWCTVSNAVTVLTP comes from the coding sequence GTGTGCCTGTGCACGGCGATCGCCGGATGTGATCAGGTCTCGGTCAGTCCGCTGGCGGTGAGCTCGATCGACATCGCGCCGCGCTCGGTCGAGATCGCGGTGGGCGAGGTCGTGCAGCTCACGGCAACGCCGCGCGCACCCGACGGGAGCGCGCTCGGAGGGACACCGCTGACCTGGCGCTCGAGCGACCCCGATCGCGCCACCGTCGACGCCGCGGGTCGCGTCACCGGCATTGCGCCGGGTGCCGTGGCCGTCACGGTCACCGGAGCGGGCGTGGCCGGGTCGGCGGCAATCTCCGTGGGCCTCCCCGGGCAGGTCTCGCTCGGCACCTCCTCCCTCGACTTCCGTGGCGCGGAAGGAGGTAGCGATCCGACCGCGACGCTGGTGGCCGTGGATGACGGCGGCGGCGTCACGCTCACCGACCTCGAGGTGGAGATCGTCTATCAGAGCGGGGCGTCGGGGTGGTTGGACGCGACGCTCGCCTCCGCCACGGCCCCCACCACGTTGCGGGTGCAGCCGCGGCTCGCGGCACTCGGCACCGGCACGTACGGCGCGCGCGTGTCCGTCCGGTCCCGTCGTTCCGGATCGTCCAGCGATCTGGCGGTGACCCTGACGGTGGCCCCGCCGGGACCGGATCTACGCCTCAGCGCGGACAGTCTCGTGTTGCGGGGTCGGCCGCTCGCCACCGGCAGCGTCGATGTCGTCAACGGCGGGACGGGTCCGCTGGACGGGCTGTCGGCCACGCCGCGCTACCGGGCCGGGGGCCCCACCGGCTGGCTGAGCGCGACGTTGAGCGGTGCCGTGGCGCCCGTCACCCTCAACGTGACGGCCGACGGACGGACGCTCACGCCGGGGCGCTACGAGGCCGAGGTGCTGGTGGCCTCGAGCCGGCCCGGCGTCTCCAGCCGACTGCTCCAGGTCGTCTATGTCGTCGATTCCCTCCCGCCCACGCTGGACGTGACCCCGGCGTCCGTCACCCTGGTGGGCGCGCAGGGCCAGGCCGCGGCTCCCACGAGCACCGTGCAGGTCCGCAACGCGGGCGACGGTGTCCTGGACGGGCTGGGGACCTCCGTGAGCTACGGGTCGGGTCAGCCGTCGGGCTGGCTGACGGCGCGCCTCTCCGGCACGACGGCGCCGACCACCCTCTCCCTGACGGCCGGCCTGGCGGGGCTGAGCCCGGGGACCTACGACGCGTCGGTGGAGGTGCGGGGCAGCGCCGCCAACAGCCCGCGCTTCGTGGCCGTGCGCCTGACCGTGCAGGCTCCGGCGGCGACCGTTCCGGCCGCACCCAGCGGACTGTCGGCCAGCCTGTCGGGAACGTCCGCCGCGCAGCTGAGCTGGGTGGACAACGCCACGACCGAGACCGGCCAGGAGCTCCAGCGCAGCGCGGATGGCGGCGCCAGCTGGACCACGGTCGCCACGCCGGCGGCGAACGCGACCGGCCACACCGACCCGGGGCTGGCGGCCGCCACGACCTTCCTCTACCGCGTGCGGGCCTGCAACGCCGTCGGGTGCTCGGGGTTCTCGAACACCGCCAGCGTGACCACGCCGGGTGGGCCGACCGTCCCGGCCGCCCCCACGGGGCTGACCGTGGCACCGGTGTCGGCGACCGAAGTGGATCTCCGCTGGACGGACGCGAGTACCAACGAGACTCGGTACGAGGTGGAGCGCCGGACCCAAGGTGGCGCATTCACGCCCGTCGCGAGCCTGCCCCCCAACACCCAGGTCTATCGGGATTCCGGCCTGGCGGCAGGCGAGCCGCACGAGTGGCAGGTGCGCGCGTGCAACGCCGCCGGCTGCTCCGCCTGGGTGGGCGTGGGGGTGACCATGCCTCCGGTTCCGCCCTCCAATCTCGTGGTGACGAGCGCCACCAGCAGCCAGGTGGATCTGCAGTGGGTGGACAACAGCACCAACGAGACGCTGTTCCTGGTCCAACGCCTCACGGCGGCGGGCTGGCAGACGCTCACCCAGCTTCCAGCCGACAGCACCACGTACGCCGATACCTCCGTGGCGCCGTTGACCGTGTACTTCTACCGGGTCGCCGCCTGCGCCACCTCGTGGTGCACCGTCTCGAATGCGGTCACGGTCCTGACCCCCTGA
- a CDS encoding choice-of-anchor D domain-containing protein, translating into MTSLLPRTLRRWLALGSCALAASCDAVTVQAPLVVSVEVVPGTVNLAVGESRQLQAVVRDEDGTPLSASQIDWSSSSPAVAGVSPTGTVSGLTAGSATVRARVGGVTGTADVVVSAAAGFRVDSTDVTFTAQAGGSTSAPKAVVISAAGAVQANALQVAVTYDAGQPTGWLSAGLSSTTTPALLTLAADADGIPVGDFGANVEISAPGYEPTTVRARLSVRGTAASIRLSRTSVAFQANSGGAVPLPQSVDVTNAGSGTLSGLTASIDYGGGPGGWLTATLQSNTAPTQLTLSARQGTLPVGTYTATVGVASTAAANSPQAVTVTFTVAQAGGAPRIGLAADTVDFAWSVGTSLPAPRSVAIRNLGGGTLSGLASSVSYAPGQPTGWLLAQLDGTTAPTALELALDPGSLGAGTYEASVEIVSSVAANSPVFLRVVFTITSGPLIALSQDSIGFSAIQGAGNPTSQSVQVSNAGTGALTGLGTQVAYTPGQPSGWLNASLSGTSAPATVTLAATTGALGAGTYTATVNVTAAGANNSPEPITVTFTVLTPAPSIGLSPTSVPFNGVVGQPSPSAATVSVTNAGGQPLTGLAVGTIAYAGGASGWLSATLSGSNAPATLTLTPSITGLAAGTYTATVPVTSPVALTRTVAVTFTVADPPAFGLNPTSLTFNATQGGGNPATQTVSVSNTGGGTLNGLSTSIQYAGATTGWLSASLAGTSAPTTLTVSAATGSLAPGTYNASITLNSTASGGVVSTPIAVAFVVAPPPPAIGLAPTSLSFSAVQNTSAPAAQTVTVTNTGGQTLSGLTATVSAGAASWLSATLNGTTAPTSITVQPSTASLSPGTYSGTVTVTAPGAANSPQTVSVTYTVAAPPSIVLSASARSFTAVQGGANPSSQSVNVTNGGGGTLDGLSASVSYGSGQPTGWLNASVGASAPTTLTLQPSVGSLGPGSYTATVSVASTAAGVTNSPQTVSVTFEVTPPPPTIGLSTTSLSFATAQNTGIPAQKTVDITNTGGQTLTGLSTSVSYQSGSNWLGSPVLNSTTAPATLIVRPTTDGLSPGTYNATITVTASGASNSPQQIAVTYTVAPPPSITLSRSSVSFASVQGGADPADQTVSVTNGGGGTLNGLSVTASGGSWLTASVSPGTAPATVTIQADLGSLGAGTYTGQVQVASTATGVTNSPRTIDVTFVVTPPPTIVISKSAVQDTVVQGGSFSDVVQITEQNGNPMPGISTSVTYVNGSGWLTPSLSSTSGPATLTLNASSAGLTPNTYTANVSILVPGATNTPRDVTVVMAVLAPPTLGVDDASKTFSATVGSGTTSQTANLSNLGSGGPIGGLSASTAYTGGGVTGWLTTSLSSTSTPSVITFTVDPATAGLVSGATYTARVTISGTGVSAVTVDISFQAQ; encoded by the coding sequence ATGACATCCCTCCTCCCCCGGACCCTTCGCCGCTGGCTGGCGCTGGGCAGCTGCGCGCTGGCGGCCTCCTGCGACGCCGTCACCGTGCAGGCTCCGCTCGTGGTGTCGGTGGAGGTGGTGCCCGGCACCGTGAACCTGGCGGTGGGGGAGAGTCGGCAGCTGCAGGCCGTCGTGCGCGACGAGGACGGCACGCCCCTGTCCGCCAGCCAGATCGACTGGTCCAGCTCCTCGCCCGCCGTGGCGGGCGTCTCCCCGACGGGAACGGTGAGCGGGTTGACCGCCGGCTCCGCGACCGTGCGCGCGCGCGTGGGCGGCGTGACGGGCACGGCGGACGTGGTGGTCAGCGCCGCCGCAGGCTTCCGGGTGGATTCCACGGACGTGACGTTCACGGCGCAGGCGGGCGGCAGCACGTCCGCGCCCAAGGCGGTGGTGATCTCCGCGGCCGGGGCCGTGCAGGCCAACGCGCTCCAGGTCGCCGTCACCTACGACGCCGGTCAGCCCACCGGGTGGCTGAGCGCCGGGCTCTCGTCGACGACCACACCGGCGTTGCTGACGTTGGCGGCGGACGCCGACGGCATCCCGGTCGGGGACTTCGGCGCCAACGTCGAGATCTCGGCGCCCGGCTACGAGCCCACCACCGTGCGCGCGCGCCTGTCCGTGCGCGGCACCGCGGCGTCCATCCGCCTGAGCCGCACGTCCGTGGCGTTCCAGGCCAACAGCGGCGGGGCCGTCCCGCTGCCGCAGAGCGTGGACGTGACCAACGCGGGCTCGGGCACGCTGTCGGGCCTGACGGCGTCCATCGACTACGGCGGTGGCCCGGGCGGCTGGCTGACGGCCACCCTGCAGTCGAACACCGCGCCCACGCAGCTCACGCTGTCGGCGCGTCAGGGCACCCTGCCGGTGGGCACCTACACGGCCACGGTGGGCGTCGCGTCGACGGCCGCGGCCAATTCGCCGCAGGCGGTGACCGTCACGTTCACGGTGGCGCAGGCCGGCGGCGCGCCCCGGATCGGGCTGGCTGCCGATACGGTCGACTTCGCGTGGTCCGTGGGCACCTCGCTGCCCGCGCCCCGGAGCGTCGCCATCCGCAACCTCGGCGGTGGAACGCTGAGCGGCCTGGCCAGCTCGGTGTCGTATGCGCCGGGACAGCCGACCGGGTGGCTGCTGGCTCAGCTGGACGGAACCACCGCGCCGACCGCGCTCGAGCTCGCCCTGGACCCCGGCTCGCTGGGCGCGGGCACGTACGAGGCCTCGGTCGAGATCGTCTCGTCGGTGGCCGCCAACTCGCCCGTGTTCCTGCGGGTCGTGTTCACGATCACCTCCGGGCCGCTGATCGCGCTCTCGCAGGATTCGATCGGCTTCAGCGCCATCCAGGGCGCCGGCAACCCCACGTCCCAGAGCGTCCAGGTCAGCAACGCCGGCACCGGCGCCCTGACCGGCCTGGGCACGCAGGTGGCCTACACGCCGGGACAGCCCAGCGGCTGGCTGAACGCCTCGTTGAGTGGAACCAGCGCCCCGGCCACGGTGACGCTGGCTGCGACGACGGGCGCGCTCGGTGCCGGCACCTACACGGCCACCGTCAACGTCACCGCGGCCGGCGCGAACAACTCGCCCGAGCCGATCACCGTGACGTTCACGGTGCTGACGCCGGCGCCCTCGATCGGGCTGTCCCCCACCAGCGTGCCGTTCAACGGCGTCGTGGGCCAGCCGTCGCCGTCCGCCGCCACGGTCAGCGTGACCAACGCCGGGGGGCAGCCGCTGACGGGGCTGGCGGTCGGGACCATCGCCTACGCGGGCGGTGCCTCCGGCTGGCTGTCGGCGACGCTGTCCGGCAGCAACGCTCCGGCGACGCTGACGCTTACGCCGTCCATCACCGGATTGGCCGCGGGGACGTACACCGCCACGGTGCCGGTCACCTCCCCGGTGGCGCTGACGCGCACGGTGGCAGTGACCTTCACGGTGGCGGATCCGCCGGCATTCGGCCTCAACCCCACGTCGCTGACGTTCAACGCCACGCAGGGTGGCGGCAATCCCGCCACGCAGACCGTCAGCGTGAGCAACACGGGGGGTGGGACGCTGAACGGGCTGTCCACGTCCATCCAGTACGCGGGGGCCACGACGGGGTGGTTGTCCGCGTCTCTGGCCGGGACGTCGGCTCCGACGACGCTCACGGTGAGCGCCGCCACGGGATCGCTCGCTCCGGGGACGTACAACGCCAGCATCACGCTCAACTCCACCGCGAGCGGCGGAGTGGTCAGCACGCCGATCGCCGTCGCCTTCGTGGTGGCGCCGCCCCCGCCCGCCATCGGGCTGGCCCCCACGTCGCTGTCGTTCTCGGCGGTGCAGAACACGAGCGCACCCGCCGCACAGACGGTGACCGTGACCAACACCGGCGGGCAGACCCTGTCGGGTCTGACCGCCACCGTGAGCGCGGGCGCGGCCTCCTGGTTGAGCGCGACGCTGAACGGCACCACGGCGCCCACCAGCATCACGGTGCAGCCGAGCACCGCATCGCTCTCGCCGGGCACGTACTCGGGGACCGTGACGGTCACAGCGCCCGGGGCGGCGAACAGCCCGCAGACCGTGAGCGTCACCTATACGGTGGCGGCACCTCCCTCCATCGTGCTGTCGGCCAGCGCGCGCTCGTTCACCGCCGTGCAGGGTGGGGCCAACCCGTCCTCGCAGTCGGTGAACGTCACGAACGGCGGGGGCGGCACGCTGGACGGGCTGTCCGCCTCCGTCAGCTACGGGTCGGGGCAGCCCACCGGCTGGCTCAACGCCTCGGTCGGGGCCAGCGCGCCCACCACGCTGACGCTGCAGCCCTCCGTGGGGTCGCTGGGGCCGGGCAGCTACACGGCCACGGTCTCCGTGGCGTCCACCGCCGCGGGCGTGACCAACAGCCCGCAGACGGTGTCGGTCACCTTCGAGGTGACGCCGCCGCCACCGACCATCGGGCTCAGCACCACGTCGCTGTCGTTCGCCACCGCGCAGAACACGGGCATCCCGGCGCAGAAGACGGTCGACATCACCAACACGGGTGGTCAGACCCTGACCGGCCTCTCCACGTCGGTGAGCTACCAGAGCGGGAGCAACTGGCTGGGCAGCCCGGTGCTGAACAGCACCACGGCGCCGGCGACGTTGATCGTGCGTCCCACCACGGATGGCTTGAGCCCGGGTACGTACAACGCCACCATCACGGTGACCGCGTCCGGCGCCAGCAACAGTCCGCAGCAGATCGCGGTCACCTACACCGTGGCGCCGCCTCCGTCCATCACGCTGTCGCGCAGCAGCGTGTCGTTCGCATCGGTGCAGGGAGGCGCGGATCCGGCAGACCAGACCGTCTCCGTCACGAACGGCGGCGGTGGCACGCTGAACGGGCTGAGCGTGACGGCCAGTGGGGGGAGCTGGCTGACCGCCTCGGTCTCGCCGGGCACGGCGCCCGCCACCGTGACCATCCAGGCGGATCTGGGCAGCCTCGGGGCCGGGACGTACACCGGGCAGGTGCAGGTCGCGTCCACCGCGACCGGCGTGACCAACAGCCCGCGTACCATCGACGTCACGTTCGTGGTGACGCCGCCGCCCACCATCGTGATCAGCAAGAGCGCGGTGCAGGACACGGTGGTGCAGGGCGGCAGCTTCTCCGACGTGGTGCAGATCACCGAGCAGAACGGCAATCCCATGCCGGGCATCAGCACGTCGGTGACGTACGTGAACGGCTCCGGCTGGCTCACGCCGTCGCTGTCCTCCACCAGCGGACCGGCGACGCTTACACTGAATGCATCCTCTGCGGGGCTCACGCCCAACACGTACACCGCCAACGTGTCCATCCTCGTCCCCGGGGCGACCAACACGCCGCGCGACGTGACGGTGGTGATGGCAGTGCTGGCGCCGCCCACGCTTGGGGTCGACGACGCCAGCAAGACGTTCAGCGCCACGGTCGGCTCGGGGACCACCTCCCAGACCGCCAACCTCAGCAACCTCGGTAGCGGTGGTCCCATCGGGGGTCTCTCCGCCAGCACCGCCTACACGGGCGGTGGCGTGACGGGGTGGCTGACCACGTCGTTGTCCTCCACCAGCACGCCTTCGGTGATCACGTTCACGGTGGACCCGGCCACCGCGGGTCTGGTGTCGGGCGCCACCTACACGGCTCGGGTGACCATCTCCGGTACGGGCGTGAGCGCGGTGACGGTGGACATCTCCTTCCAGGCGCAGTAG
- a CDS encoding tetratricopeptide repeat protein translates to MRSAGRCLLGACLALLLLAGTAAAQQLPLKTEVPERRIGICPALDAPDPGLVTEADRQEAARLTTSATQAAIIGDHQQARSLLRRAARLDPQDADVAYLLARASDEVADRDGALREYCRYLELSPDAPEAAEVQVRIADLAPDGGQEYTEQALRQFRLGVNNFQFGRIEPAEVAFTAALEEAPEWPEAYYNRALAYARLEQPALARSNLERYLALVPDAQDADAVRAAIDQLANPVARYSAGTAFAAGIFPGGGHFYTGRPVVGSLVLGAVGGLVAFGLLSEDIVIECRSIPVNNVCPPGDVAGEERTRPYLVPALGAAGALTLAAAIEAWRGAGRSGTGVGSLVQVGAVDGPRLRVPAVSAGPNGTRIELFRWTF, encoded by the coding sequence TTGAGATCGGCTGGACGGTGTCTTCTGGGCGCCTGCCTCGCGCTGCTGCTCCTCGCGGGCACGGCAGCGGCGCAGCAGCTCCCCCTCAAGACCGAAGTGCCCGAGCGGCGGATCGGCATCTGTCCGGCGCTGGACGCGCCCGATCCCGGCCTCGTCACCGAAGCCGATCGCCAGGAAGCCGCGCGGCTGACCACGTCGGCCACGCAGGCGGCCATCATCGGCGATCACCAGCAGGCGCGCTCCCTCCTCCGGCGTGCCGCCCGCCTCGACCCCCAGGACGCCGACGTGGCCTACCTGCTGGCCCGGGCCAGCGACGAAGTGGCCGACCGGGACGGGGCGCTGCGGGAATACTGTCGGTATCTCGAGCTGTCGCCGGACGCACCGGAGGCGGCCGAGGTCCAGGTGCGGATCGCCGACCTGGCTCCGGACGGGGGACAGGAGTACACGGAGCAGGCGCTCCGCCAGTTCCGCCTCGGCGTCAACAACTTCCAGTTCGGCCGCATCGAACCCGCGGAGGTCGCGTTCACGGCTGCGCTCGAGGAAGCGCCCGAGTGGCCGGAAGCCTACTACAACCGCGCGTTGGCCTATGCGCGCCTGGAGCAGCCCGCGCTGGCCCGGAGCAACCTGGAGCGCTACCTGGCCCTGGTGCCGGATGCGCAGGACGCCGACGCCGTGCGGGCCGCGATCGACCAGCTCGCCAACCCCGTGGCGCGCTACAGCGCCGGCACCGCGTTCGCGGCCGGGATCTTCCCGGGTGGAGGCCACTTCTACACGGGCCGCCCGGTGGTGGGCTCGTTGGTGCTGGGCGCCGTGGGGGGGCTGGTGGCCTTCGGCCTCCTCTCGGAGGATATCGTGATCGAGTGCCGCTCCATCCCGGTGAACAACGTCTGCCCCCCCGGAGACGTGGCCGGCGAGGAGCGTACCCGCCCCTACCTGGTGCCGGCCCTGGGAGCGGCGGGAGCGCTGACGCTGGCCGCCGCCATCGAGGCGTGGCGCGGGGCGGGCCGGAGCGGGACCGGTGTAGGATCGTTGGTGCAGGTCGGAGCCGTGGACGGACCGCGGCTCCGGGTGCCCGCCGTGTCGGCGGGCCCGAACGGAACCCGGATCGAGCTGTTCCGCTGGACCTTCTGA
- a CDS encoding peptidylprolyl isomerase, which translates to MANRIARFETTLGTFKIELFEDRAPRTTANFITLAEKDFYDGVIFHRVIDGFMIQGGDPTGTGRGGPGHHIKDEFHPELTHEGPGILSMANAGPNTGGSQFFVTLAATPWLDGKHAIFGRVVEGMDVVRKIGSTPTAAGDRPKTDVVMEKVAIETPED; encoded by the coding sequence GTGGCCAACCGCATCGCCCGCTTCGAGACCACCCTCGGCACCTTCAAGATCGAGCTGTTCGAGGACCGGGCGCCCCGGACCACCGCCAACTTCATCACCCTGGCCGAGAAGGACTTCTACGACGGCGTGATCTTCCATCGCGTCATCGACGGCTTCATGATCCAGGGCGGCGACCCGACCGGGACCGGCCGGGGTGGACCCGGCCATCACATCAAGGACGAATTCCACCCGGAGCTCACCCACGAGGGCCCGGGCATCCTGTCGATGGCCAACGCGGGTCCGAACACCGGAGGCTCGCAGTTCTTCGTGACGCTGGCCGCCACGCCCTGGCTGGACGGGAAGCACGCGATCTTCGGACGCGTGGTCGAAGGGATGGACGTCGTGCGGAAGATCGGCTCCACGCCGACCGCGGCCGGGGACCGGCCCAAGACCGACGTGGTCATGGAGAAGGTCGCCATCGAGACGCCGGAGGACTGA
- a CDS encoding YajQ family cyclic di-GMP-binding protein yields MASTQSFDVSTGVDLQEVDNAVNQALKEIQQRFDFKGTHCTIELDRKEGLLKLEADDEYRLEALLGVLKERMVRRGVPVKNLDPETVDTGSLGRARQVIRLKQGIPQDTAKEIAKDIRDLKLKKVQAQIQGDQLRVQGPSRDDLQEVIAFLKGKDYGVELTFGNYR; encoded by the coding sequence ATGGCTTCCACCCAATCCTTCGACGTGAGCACCGGCGTCGACCTCCAGGAGGTCGACAACGCGGTGAACCAGGCGCTCAAGGAGATCCAGCAGCGCTTCGACTTCAAGGGCACCCACTGCACCATCGAGCTCGACCGGAAGGAAGGCCTCCTCAAGCTGGAGGCGGACGACGAGTACCGCCTCGAGGCGCTGCTCGGCGTGCTGAAGGAGCGGATGGTCCGGCGCGGCGTGCCGGTCAAGAACCTCGACCCCGAGACGGTGGACACCGGCTCGTTGGGCCGGGCCCGCCAGGTGATCCGGCTGAAGCAGGGGATCCCCCAGGACACGGCGAAGGAGATCGCCAAGGACATCCGGGACCTCAAGCTCAAGAAGGTCCAGGCCCAGATCCAGGGCGACCAGCTGCGCGTGCAGGGCCCGTCGCGCGACGACCTGCAGGAGGTCATCGCCTTCCTCAAGGGCAAGGACTACGGGGTCGAGCTGACGTTCGGGAACTACCGCTGA
- a CDS encoding PQQ-dependent sugar dehydrogenase, with protein MSTAAAPGPTASGRPGHRPVPTAYAPLWAALPVLAGLGACGEPAEPPPLSGGLALVEVVRGLDAPVFLTGLPGDERLFVVEQPGRVRIVRNGVLAPTPFLDLTDRVGAGGERGLLGLAFAPDYPASGHVFVDYTDRSGDTRVARFTRGSDPDRIDPGTEVTVLTVEQPFSNHNGGQIAFGPDGYLYVGLGDGGSGGDPLGSGQDRSTLLGSLLRLDVSGAAPYTVPPGNPFVGVAGTRPEIWAFGLRNPWRFSFDVEGGTLYVADVGQNRWEEINAVPIAQAGVNYGWAIREGPDCFGGSGCPEQGLTAPVAWYGHSDGCSVTGGAVYRGSALPALRGRYVYGDFCGGWIRSFLLVGGAATEESQLDLPDVANLSSFGVDGAGELYVLSLSGIVYRLAPGT; from the coding sequence ATGAGCACGGCTGCGGCACCCGGCCCGACCGCGAGCGGGCGTCCGGGACACCGACCGGTCCCGACGGCGTACGCCCCCCTGTGGGCGGCCCTTCCCGTGCTGGCCGGCCTGGGTGCCTGCGGCGAGCCGGCCGAGCCGCCGCCGCTGTCCGGGGGACTCGCCCTGGTCGAGGTGGTCCGCGGCCTGGACGCCCCGGTCTTCCTGACCGGCCTCCCGGGCGACGAGCGGCTCTTCGTGGTGGAGCAGCCGGGACGGGTCCGCATCGTCCGGAACGGGGTGCTGGCGCCCACGCCCTTCCTGGACCTCACGGACCGGGTGGGGGCGGGCGGGGAGCGGGGCCTGCTCGGGCTGGCGTTCGCACCGGACTATCCGGCCAGCGGGCACGTCTTCGTCGACTACACGGACCGGTCGGGGGACACCCGGGTGGCGCGCTTCACGCGCGGGAGCGACCCGGACCGCATCGATCCCGGCACGGAGGTCACCGTCCTCACGGTCGAGCAGCCCTTCAGCAACCACAATGGTGGGCAGATCGCCTTCGGTCCGGACGGCTACCTGTACGTGGGGCTGGGGGACGGGGGCAGCGGCGGGGACCCGCTCGGGTCGGGACAGGATCGCAGCACGCTGCTGGGCAGCCTGCTGCGCCTGGACGTCTCGGGCGCGGCCCCCTACACCGTCCCGCCCGGCAACCCCTTCGTGGGCGTGGCCGGCACCCGCCCCGAGATCTGGGCGTTCGGGCTGCGCAACCCGTGGCGCTTCTCCTTCGATGTGGAGGGCGGCACGCTCTACGTGGCGGACGTGGGCCAGAACCGCTGGGAGGAGATCAACGCCGTTCCCATCGCCCAGGCCGGGGTCAACTACGGGTGGGCGATCCGCGAAGGACCCGACTGCTTCGGGGGGAGCGGGTGCCCGGAGCAGGGCCTCACCGCGCCGGTGGCCTGGTACGGTCACTCCGACGGCTGCTCGGTGACCGGGGGCGCCGTGTACCGCGGGTCCGCGCTGCCCGCGCTCCGGGGCCGCTACGTGTACGGCGATTTCTGCGGGGGATGGATCCGCTCGTTCCTGCTGGTGGGCGGCGCCGCGACGGAGGAGAGCCAGCTCGACCTGCCGGACGTGGCCAACCTGTCCTCGTTCGGCGTGGACGGCGCGGGTGAGCTGTACGTCCTGAGCCTGAGCGGGATCGTCTACCGGCTGGCGCCGGGCACCTGA
- a CDS encoding PadR family transcriptional regulator: MRFSEFFGCEWTDLGGGRFRGTVFDRGDLKFMIVRVIARRPMHGYEVMRALEEESRGCYRASPGSVYPTLQMLEDEGYLASDRVEGKRVYSVTPAGEAWLAEHDETVRRIEERIRAASERFFGDDMKDLVDSFSKLAEETFEGAFKWTEDADFMGHMKDILDSASTRMEEARQAAREARKAARDASRAARDAAREAARGARDAAWEAAREARSAADRAREAAREAARARTGGTEAAQATAEDRSGEAAGTTGPAGAGPADAGPEGTGPDSTTGPV; this comes from the coding sequence ATGCGGTTCTCGGAGTTCTTCGGCTGTGAGTGGACGGACCTCGGCGGTGGACGCTTCCGGGGGACGGTCTTCGACCGGGGCGATCTCAAGTTCATGATCGTCCGCGTGATCGCGCGCCGACCCATGCACGGCTACGAGGTGATGCGGGCCCTGGAGGAGGAGTCGCGCGGCTGCTACCGCGCCAGCCCGGGCTCGGTCTACCCCACGCTCCAGATGCTCGAGGACGAGGGCTACCTGGCGTCCGACCGCGTCGAGGGCAAGCGCGTCTACTCCGTCACGCCCGCGGGCGAGGCCTGGCTGGCGGAGCACGACGAGACGGTGCGCCGCATCGAGGAGCGGATCCGGGCTGCATCGGAGCGCTTCTTCGGCGACGACATGAAGGACCTGGTGGATTCGTTCTCCAAGCTCGCCGAGGAGACCTTCGAGGGCGCCTTCAAGTGGACCGAGGACGCGGACTTCATGGGGCACATGAAGGACATCCTGGACTCGGCGTCCACACGGATGGAGGAGGCCCGCCAGGCGGCCCGCGAGGCGAGGAAGGCCGCCCGCGACGCCAGTCGGGCCGCGCGCGACGCCGCCCGGGAGGCCGCGCGCGGGGCGCGCGACGCCGCCTGGGAAGCCGCGCGCGAGGCGCGGAGCGCCGCGGATCGGGCCCGCGAGGCCGCGCGGGAGGCCGCCCGGGCGCGCACGGGTGGAACGGAGGCCGCGCAGGCGACCGCGGAAGACCGGTCCGGCGAGGCCGCGGGAACGACGGGTCCGGCCGGTGCGGGTCCGGCCGATGCGGGGCCGGAGGGCACCGGCCCCGACAGCACGACCGGGCCGGTCTGA